One genomic region from Pecten maximus chromosome 5, xPecMax1.1, whole genome shotgun sequence encodes:
- the LOC117327856 gene encoding tubby protein homolog isoform X1, which produces MEPAYKIGKSSPVHLYSPAESEPPSWNMSGVPGSIQDEQAMSLHQKKLDKERRRIDEQNRRKRATNNMGLLQPNTDSRPNSGGHRRRGEETRPLVKESSKPSTPTNFEYLGPAANDDIDDMARLSPQDQRTMTVLNVTTDSHSDDSDSIPEIASPLEGSTGNTAPEPMQPNRKKDKAKNSKSAANWTLSNTGQIPNFTTKKNKSKDNVIAEGVENVDDDESPDIPMLQDNVTPKKSKNKKEKKQRNAQQAALAAERSTGDRGDRGERGGNVMSMSPNMGDDDVEDVDDSSAPIVPQQLPQGKSPAGRNGKEDYNSGGNDLDDDGDEVQGAMGRTLTPDITENLDAFVFKPAPQGQTVKCRITRDKKGVDRGIYPTYYLHVEREDGKKIFLLAGRKRKKSKTSNYLISTDPTDLSRGGEAYVGKLRSNLLGTHFTLFDNGDNPKQNYENARKELIGVVYETNVLGFKGPRKMTIIIPGMNLDHERVDIKPRSDNDGLIDRWKRKNMENILELHNKTPVWNDETQSYVLNFHGRVTQASVKNFQIVHDNDVDYIVMQFGRVAEDVFTLDFNYPLCAVQAFGIALSSFDSKLACE; this is translated from the exons TATACAAGATGAACAGGCAATGTCCTTACACCAGAAGAAGTTAGACAAAGAG CGGAGAAGAATCGATGAACAGAACAGGAGAAAGAGAGCGACTAATAACATGGGCCTTCTTCAGCCCAACACTGATAGTCGGCCTAACTCTGGTGGTCATCGCCGGCGTGGAGAGGAAACGCGGCCTCTGGTCAAGGAATCATCTAAACCGTCCACACCAACAAATTTTG AATACCTCGGCCCAGCAGCTAATGATGACATAGACGACATGGCAAGATTGTCACCTCAAGACCAACGCACGATGACCGTACTTAATGTAACCACTGACAGCCACAGCGATGATAGTGACAGTATACCAGAGATCGCCTCCCCTCTAGAAG GTAGCACTGGTAACACCGCACCTGAACCAATGCAGCCCAACAGGAAAAAGGACAAGGCCAAGAACTCCAAGAGTGCTGCTAATTGGACTCTATCCAACACGGGACAAATCCCAAATTTTACCACCAAAAAGAATAAATCTAAGGATAATGTTATTGCTGAGGGTGTTGaaaatgttgatgatgatgagtcACCAGATATCCCCATGCTACAAG ACAATGTAACTCCAAAGAAATCAAAGAACAAGAAAGAGAAAAAACAAAGGAATGCCCAACAAGCAGCATTAGCCGCAGAACGAAGCACAGGGGATAGAGGTGACCGCGGAGAAAGAGGTGGAAACGTCATGTCCATGAGCCCAAATATGGGTGACGATGATGTGGAGGATGTTGATGATAGCAGTGCCCCAATTGTACCCCAACAGCTCCCTCAAGGGAAATCCCCAGCAGGGAGGAATGGCAAGGAGGATTACAACTCGGGAGGG AATGATTTGGATGATGATGGAGACGAGGTTCAAGGGGCCATGGGGCGTACTCTCACTCCAGACATTACAGAGAACCTTGATGCTTTTGTGTTCAAACCAGCCCCACAGGGTCAAACAGTAAAATGTCGCATTACTAGGGACAAAAAAGGTGTGGACCGTGGGATCTATCCGACCTACTATCTACATGTAGAGAGGGAGGACGGAAAAAAG ATATTTTTATTAGCGGGtagaaaaagaaagaagagTAAGACATCCAACTACCTAATATCTACGGACCCAACAGATCTGTCGCGAGGCGGAGAGGCATATGTCGGAAAGTTGCGGTCAAACTTACTTGGAACACACTTTACCCTGTTTGACAATGGGGACAACCCAAAACAGAACTATGAGAATGCAAGAAAGGAACTGATTGGAGTCGTCTAT gAAACGAATGTGTTGGGATTCAAAGGACCAAGAAAGATGACCATTATTATCCCAGGCATGAACCTTGACCACGAGAGAGTAGACATCAAGCCGCGATCA GATAATGATGGCCTTATCGACAGATGGAAGAGGAAGAATATGGAGAACATTCTGGAGTTACACAACAAAACTCCTGTGTGGAATGATG aaaCACAATCCTATGTGCTGAACTTTCATGGACGGGTAACACAAGCTTCTGTGAAAAATTTCCAAATAGTCCACGATAATGATG TTGACTACATTGTGATGCAGTTTGGTCGTGTGGCAGAGGATGTGTTTACTCTGGATTTTAACTACCCACTTTGTGCTGTTCAGGCCTTTGGCATAGCCCTTTCCAGTTTTGACAGTAAATTAGCGTGCGAGTGA
- the LOC117327856 gene encoding tubby-related protein 3-like isoform X4 has product MEPAYKIGKSSPVHLYSPAESEPPSWNMSGVPGSIQDEQAMSLHQKKLDKERRRIDEQNRRKRATNNMGLLQPNTDSRPNSGGHRRRGEETRPLVKESSKPSTPTNFEYLGPAANDDIDDMARLSPQDQRTMTVLNVTTDSHSDDSDSIPEIASPLEDNVTPKKSKNKKEKKQRNAQQAALAAERSTGDRGDRGERGGNVMSMSPNMGDDDVEDVDDSSAPIVPQQLPQGKSPAGRNGKEDYNSGGNDLDDDGDEVQGAMGRTLTPDITENLDAFVFKPAPQGQTVKCRITRDKKGVDRGIYPTYYLHVEREDGKKIFLLAGRKRKKSKTSNYLISTDPTDLSRGGEAYVGKLRSNLLGTHFTLFDNGDNPKQNYENARKELIGVVYETNVLGFKGPRKMTIIIPGMNLDHERVDIKPRSDNDGLIDRWKRKNMENILELHNKTPVWNDETQSYVLNFHGRVTQASVKNFQIVHDNDVDYIVMQFGRVAEDVFTLDFNYPLCAVQAFGIALSSFDSKLACE; this is encoded by the exons TATACAAGATGAACAGGCAATGTCCTTACACCAGAAGAAGTTAGACAAAGAG CGGAGAAGAATCGATGAACAGAACAGGAGAAAGAGAGCGACTAATAACATGGGCCTTCTTCAGCCCAACACTGATAGTCGGCCTAACTCTGGTGGTCATCGCCGGCGTGGAGAGGAAACGCGGCCTCTGGTCAAGGAATCATCTAAACCGTCCACACCAACAAATTTTG AATACCTCGGCCCAGCAGCTAATGATGACATAGACGACATGGCAAGATTGTCACCTCAAGACCAACGCACGATGACCGTACTTAATGTAACCACTGACAGCCACAGCGATGATAGTGACAGTATACCAGAGATCGCCTCCCCTCTAGAAG ACAATGTAACTCCAAAGAAATCAAAGAACAAGAAAGAGAAAAAACAAAGGAATGCCCAACAAGCAGCATTAGCCGCAGAACGAAGCACAGGGGATAGAGGTGACCGCGGAGAAAGAGGTGGAAACGTCATGTCCATGAGCCCAAATATGGGTGACGATGATGTGGAGGATGTTGATGATAGCAGTGCCCCAATTGTACCCCAACAGCTCCCTCAAGGGAAATCCCCAGCAGGGAGGAATGGCAAGGAGGATTACAACTCGGGAGGG AATGATTTGGATGATGATGGAGACGAGGTTCAAGGGGCCATGGGGCGTACTCTCACTCCAGACATTACAGAGAACCTTGATGCTTTTGTGTTCAAACCAGCCCCACAGGGTCAAACAGTAAAATGTCGCATTACTAGGGACAAAAAAGGTGTGGACCGTGGGATCTATCCGACCTACTATCTACATGTAGAGAGGGAGGACGGAAAAAAG ATATTTTTATTAGCGGGtagaaaaagaaagaagagTAAGACATCCAACTACCTAATATCTACGGACCCAACAGATCTGTCGCGAGGCGGAGAGGCATATGTCGGAAAGTTGCGGTCAAACTTACTTGGAACACACTTTACCCTGTTTGACAATGGGGACAACCCAAAACAGAACTATGAGAATGCAAGAAAGGAACTGATTGGAGTCGTCTAT gAAACGAATGTGTTGGGATTCAAAGGACCAAGAAAGATGACCATTATTATCCCAGGCATGAACCTTGACCACGAGAGAGTAGACATCAAGCCGCGATCA GATAATGATGGCCTTATCGACAGATGGAAGAGGAAGAATATGGAGAACATTCTGGAGTTACACAACAAAACTCCTGTGTGGAATGATG aaaCACAATCCTATGTGCTGAACTTTCATGGACGGGTAACACAAGCTTCTGTGAAAAATTTCCAAATAGTCCACGATAATGATG TTGACTACATTGTGATGCAGTTTGGTCGTGTGGCAGAGGATGTGTTTACTCTGGATTTTAACTACCCACTTTGTGCTGTTCAGGCCTTTGGCATAGCCCTTTCCAGTTTTGACAGTAAATTAGCGTGCGAGTGA
- the LOC117327856 gene encoding tubby protein homolog isoform X3, whose amino-acid sequence MSGVPGSIQDEQAMSLHQKKLDKERRRIDEQNRRKRATNNMGLLQPNTDSRPNSGGHRRRGEETRPLVKESSKPSTPTNFEYLGPAANDDIDDMARLSPQDQRTMTVLNVTTDSHSDDSDSIPEIASPLEGSTGNTAPEPMQPNRKKDKAKNSKSAANWTLSNTGQIPNFTTKKNKSKDNVIAEGVENVDDDESPDIPMLQDNVTPKKSKNKKEKKQRNAQQAALAAERSTGDRGDRGERGGNVMSMSPNMGDDDVEDVDDSSAPIVPQQLPQGKSPAGRNGKEDYNSGGNDLDDDGDEVQGAMGRTLTPDITENLDAFVFKPAPQGQTVKCRITRDKKGVDRGIYPTYYLHVEREDGKKIFLLAGRKRKKSKTSNYLISTDPTDLSRGGEAYVGKLRSNLLGTHFTLFDNGDNPKQNYENARKELIGVVYETNVLGFKGPRKMTIIIPGMNLDHERVDIKPRSDNDGLIDRWKRKNMENILELHNKTPVWNDETQSYVLNFHGRVTQASVKNFQIVHDNDVDYIVMQFGRVAEDVFTLDFNYPLCAVQAFGIALSSFDSKLACE is encoded by the exons TATACAAGATGAACAGGCAATGTCCTTACACCAGAAGAAGTTAGACAAAGAG CGGAGAAGAATCGATGAACAGAACAGGAGAAAGAGAGCGACTAATAACATGGGCCTTCTTCAGCCCAACACTGATAGTCGGCCTAACTCTGGTGGTCATCGCCGGCGTGGAGAGGAAACGCGGCCTCTGGTCAAGGAATCATCTAAACCGTCCACACCAACAAATTTTG AATACCTCGGCCCAGCAGCTAATGATGACATAGACGACATGGCAAGATTGTCACCTCAAGACCAACGCACGATGACCGTACTTAATGTAACCACTGACAGCCACAGCGATGATAGTGACAGTATACCAGAGATCGCCTCCCCTCTAGAAG GTAGCACTGGTAACACCGCACCTGAACCAATGCAGCCCAACAGGAAAAAGGACAAGGCCAAGAACTCCAAGAGTGCTGCTAATTGGACTCTATCCAACACGGGACAAATCCCAAATTTTACCACCAAAAAGAATAAATCTAAGGATAATGTTATTGCTGAGGGTGTTGaaaatgttgatgatgatgagtcACCAGATATCCCCATGCTACAAG ACAATGTAACTCCAAAGAAATCAAAGAACAAGAAAGAGAAAAAACAAAGGAATGCCCAACAAGCAGCATTAGCCGCAGAACGAAGCACAGGGGATAGAGGTGACCGCGGAGAAAGAGGTGGAAACGTCATGTCCATGAGCCCAAATATGGGTGACGATGATGTGGAGGATGTTGATGATAGCAGTGCCCCAATTGTACCCCAACAGCTCCCTCAAGGGAAATCCCCAGCAGGGAGGAATGGCAAGGAGGATTACAACTCGGGAGGG AATGATTTGGATGATGATGGAGACGAGGTTCAAGGGGCCATGGGGCGTACTCTCACTCCAGACATTACAGAGAACCTTGATGCTTTTGTGTTCAAACCAGCCCCACAGGGTCAAACAGTAAAATGTCGCATTACTAGGGACAAAAAAGGTGTGGACCGTGGGATCTATCCGACCTACTATCTACATGTAGAGAGGGAGGACGGAAAAAAG ATATTTTTATTAGCGGGtagaaaaagaaagaagagTAAGACATCCAACTACCTAATATCTACGGACCCAACAGATCTGTCGCGAGGCGGAGAGGCATATGTCGGAAAGTTGCGGTCAAACTTACTTGGAACACACTTTACCCTGTTTGACAATGGGGACAACCCAAAACAGAACTATGAGAATGCAAGAAAGGAACTGATTGGAGTCGTCTAT gAAACGAATGTGTTGGGATTCAAAGGACCAAGAAAGATGACCATTATTATCCCAGGCATGAACCTTGACCACGAGAGAGTAGACATCAAGCCGCGATCA GATAATGATGGCCTTATCGACAGATGGAAGAGGAAGAATATGGAGAACATTCTGGAGTTACACAACAAAACTCCTGTGTGGAATGATG aaaCACAATCCTATGTGCTGAACTTTCATGGACGGGTAACACAAGCTTCTGTGAAAAATTTCCAAATAGTCCACGATAATGATG TTGACTACATTGTGATGCAGTTTGGTCGTGTGGCAGAGGATGTGTTTACTCTGGATTTTAACTACCCACTTTGTGCTGTTCAGGCCTTTGGCATAGCCCTTTCCAGTTTTGACAGTAAATTAGCGTGCGAGTGA
- the LOC117327856 gene encoding tubby protein homolog isoform X2, translated as MYAGEPPSPAESEPPSWNMSGVPGSIQDEQAMSLHQKKLDKERRRIDEQNRRKRATNNMGLLQPNTDSRPNSGGHRRRGEETRPLVKESSKPSTPTNFEYLGPAANDDIDDMARLSPQDQRTMTVLNVTTDSHSDDSDSIPEIASPLEGSTGNTAPEPMQPNRKKDKAKNSKSAANWTLSNTGQIPNFTTKKNKSKDNVIAEGVENVDDDESPDIPMLQDNVTPKKSKNKKEKKQRNAQQAALAAERSTGDRGDRGERGGNVMSMSPNMGDDDVEDVDDSSAPIVPQQLPQGKSPAGRNGKEDYNSGGNDLDDDGDEVQGAMGRTLTPDITENLDAFVFKPAPQGQTVKCRITRDKKGVDRGIYPTYYLHVEREDGKKIFLLAGRKRKKSKTSNYLISTDPTDLSRGGEAYVGKLRSNLLGTHFTLFDNGDNPKQNYENARKELIGVVYETNVLGFKGPRKMTIIIPGMNLDHERVDIKPRSDNDGLIDRWKRKNMENILELHNKTPVWNDETQSYVLNFHGRVTQASVKNFQIVHDNDVDYIVMQFGRVAEDVFTLDFNYPLCAVQAFGIALSSFDSKLACE; from the exons TATACAAGATGAACAGGCAATGTCCTTACACCAGAAGAAGTTAGACAAAGAG CGGAGAAGAATCGATGAACAGAACAGGAGAAAGAGAGCGACTAATAACATGGGCCTTCTTCAGCCCAACACTGATAGTCGGCCTAACTCTGGTGGTCATCGCCGGCGTGGAGAGGAAACGCGGCCTCTGGTCAAGGAATCATCTAAACCGTCCACACCAACAAATTTTG AATACCTCGGCCCAGCAGCTAATGATGACATAGACGACATGGCAAGATTGTCACCTCAAGACCAACGCACGATGACCGTACTTAATGTAACCACTGACAGCCACAGCGATGATAGTGACAGTATACCAGAGATCGCCTCCCCTCTAGAAG GTAGCACTGGTAACACCGCACCTGAACCAATGCAGCCCAACAGGAAAAAGGACAAGGCCAAGAACTCCAAGAGTGCTGCTAATTGGACTCTATCCAACACGGGACAAATCCCAAATTTTACCACCAAAAAGAATAAATCTAAGGATAATGTTATTGCTGAGGGTGTTGaaaatgttgatgatgatgagtcACCAGATATCCCCATGCTACAAG ACAATGTAACTCCAAAGAAATCAAAGAACAAGAAAGAGAAAAAACAAAGGAATGCCCAACAAGCAGCATTAGCCGCAGAACGAAGCACAGGGGATAGAGGTGACCGCGGAGAAAGAGGTGGAAACGTCATGTCCATGAGCCCAAATATGGGTGACGATGATGTGGAGGATGTTGATGATAGCAGTGCCCCAATTGTACCCCAACAGCTCCCTCAAGGGAAATCCCCAGCAGGGAGGAATGGCAAGGAGGATTACAACTCGGGAGGG AATGATTTGGATGATGATGGAGACGAGGTTCAAGGGGCCATGGGGCGTACTCTCACTCCAGACATTACAGAGAACCTTGATGCTTTTGTGTTCAAACCAGCCCCACAGGGTCAAACAGTAAAATGTCGCATTACTAGGGACAAAAAAGGTGTGGACCGTGGGATCTATCCGACCTACTATCTACATGTAGAGAGGGAGGACGGAAAAAAG ATATTTTTATTAGCGGGtagaaaaagaaagaagagTAAGACATCCAACTACCTAATATCTACGGACCCAACAGATCTGTCGCGAGGCGGAGAGGCATATGTCGGAAAGTTGCGGTCAAACTTACTTGGAACACACTTTACCCTGTTTGACAATGGGGACAACCCAAAACAGAACTATGAGAATGCAAGAAAGGAACTGATTGGAGTCGTCTAT gAAACGAATGTGTTGGGATTCAAAGGACCAAGAAAGATGACCATTATTATCCCAGGCATGAACCTTGACCACGAGAGAGTAGACATCAAGCCGCGATCA GATAATGATGGCCTTATCGACAGATGGAAGAGGAAGAATATGGAGAACATTCTGGAGTTACACAACAAAACTCCTGTGTGGAATGATG aaaCACAATCCTATGTGCTGAACTTTCATGGACGGGTAACACAAGCTTCTGTGAAAAATTTCCAAATAGTCCACGATAATGATG TTGACTACATTGTGATGCAGTTTGGTCGTGTGGCAGAGGATGTGTTTACTCTGGATTTTAACTACCCACTTTGTGCTGTTCAGGCCTTTGGCATAGCCCTTTCCAGTTTTGACAGTAAATTAGCGTGCGAGTGA